CCTACTTGGCCGGGAGGGAAGCTTGCGAGTTGAGCTCCAGTTCGGCCGGCAGTTCCATCCCGCTTCAGGAGCAGGAATCCAAGGGCCCACACTGTGTCTGCCAAGGGCCATTCCTGCCCGGAGCACCCTCCTTTCTCTTGCGCTTGCTCTCCAGTACCTGTTCCGCACCTGAGCTCAAGGGTAAGGAGAGGCCGGGCCTCTGGCAGTCCACGAAGGAAGCCGTCTGCCTTCGGTTATGACTTTAGGAACAAGTCCAACGAGGGTGTTCAAGCAGTTAATGGTTGTGCTAACTCTTGTTTCTACTGAAGCGGGTTTTGCAAAGCTGACATCCCTTAAAGATAACTTGGGCTTTCGGAAGCGGCAAGGAAATGGCACCTGTAGTTGCCAGGACAGGTGGTGTCCTCGGCCAGGACTAAGAGCCAGCTCATCTTTGTAACACTCATAATACGGGAAACTGAGGACCAGGCGGCTCGGAAAAGTGATGAGTTCCAGCTTTTACCTAACTATGGGTTCTCTTGTCGTCCCCCAACCCCTCCAGCTCGGCTTCTTTGTGTCCAGGGTTGTAGATTTTTGGATAGAGGTGTTTCTGATTCTAGTGAGTCTGAGAACTGGAAAAGACCAAGGAGGGGTTGACGATTTACAAGGTCCGTAGAAAAACTTTTTATGTGGTCGGAAGTTGGCCAAGCAGAGGCCCACAGCCTGATGctactgcccccacccccaagatCTGAGTTCCCTAAGGATCAAGAGGGTTCAGCTGGTCTTGGGAGATGTTTGCTGGAGAATGACTTCAGTTTTCTCCTAAGGCAATCAGATTGCCTTAGGAGAAATGATAAGATTAACATTGTATCTTATCTGCAAATCAGTTTACTCCGAGGTTCCCCAAGGATAGTTTTATTAGGACCGCAGGACTTTACCAACCACTGAGGTAACACGCTGCTTGTACAGCAATTATTTTGAGGTGGAGGTATTTATGGGACAagtttataattccatttattaaAGGGACTATCCTAAagtgtgtgggtatatatatatgtgtgtatatgtgtgtaccaACACTCAGCAGCTCCCTAAAGAACTCCCTTTAACATGCTTTGAAGTTGAGATTAGGAAGTAGATTTAAAAATACCTCGTCCACGCCTTCCTGTCCCTCTTCCAGCTGAACTGGCCCAAAACCTCACCCAGAGCCACTGGGATTCCAGCCAAGAGTGGCTGCGGCTAACACCACCAGGACCTCCTGGTCCTGAGGTGACTCCAGTAGGTTCCATGAGGAATCCCGGACCCTCAGGACAAATGGGAGAGTTTTGTTTTCTCTCAGAGTGAGGGCAGGCAACAATTTAAGCAAACTGGCATTCAGAACAGGTGTCACCTTAGCAGTAGGGGGTGGGAGGGATCCACTCCAAGCTCATAGAGTGCAGCTAAGATCCCACATTGAGAAACCAGCTACCGCCAACGGCTCGGCATCAGAGGGCCCGCGCTCAGTGCTCCTCCCTAGACCTTTCTGAGCTAAGAAATAATTCCGGAGTGTAGCCATCTCTTGCTCACACACAACCCGCTTCTAAATTAAACAAGGCTCTGAAACAGTATCCCGAGGGGCTCATGCCGGACTTTTGTTCCAAGAAGGCAACCAGGTCCCCTGTGCTGCTGCAAAAGTCTTTGATCCTTTTCCAGCTGTGGACGCAGAGCACCCAAGAGACTGTCGCGATGTGCGGCcgtctctccccttcccccaccttgcAAGTCTCTGGAATACACTGTCCCTAGGCGGCCCGGCCGTCGGGTTTCCTCACGCCTTGCCCTGAGCTCCAGGAATTACCAATTCCTCTTTCCCCGGTCCCAACCCCGACCCCGCGCCCGCCGCGGCGATCACTTACGTGGGCACGCGCGAGAGACCTGGGGCCCGGCAGTATCCGAGCGACTGTGCTGGGCACACGGCATGGCACTCCATACCCTAAAACAGGCACTAGGAAGGAGCAATTAAAACCACAAGTGCAACATAGAAATCAGGACGAGCCGAGCGGCTCCCGGAGTTGCCTGGTGGCGGAATCATTAGCTGGCTGTTGCTACAAATCCTCACCGTGTGGTTCggtgattaagaaaaaaaaaatctcttaaacGTTGGCAAACCCGTTATTGGTTTGgcatattgggtttttttttcttttgtttttctttttgctccaaCCACGCTGCCTGAAATATTTCTGCCCCCAGCATTGTGCCCTTAAACCAAAGGAGAGGAATTCTGCGGGCAGCAGCAGCTGgtacagaagttaaaaaaaaagagaaaccccCTCTACTAATATCTGTAACGACAGCACCGATGTAATTTGTTTtgaatgttcatttttattggtGTTCCCTCTGCCAAAATGTGCTTGATTACAGAGGTTTGTCCTGTGATCATTGCACACTCCAGACAGGGGAAGGTGCAGCGATGAAGGTTCAGCTCAGGCCAGATCAAATCCTGGGCTGTTTAACGCTGAAAGGCTGCATGTTGCTATTAGTGTTAAATATATGGCTAATTATGCGTATGAAAATTAAACATCAGTGTTATGCTAATGGGGCGCCTTCAGCTGCGGATCTGAGCACTTGAGACTACCATTTAATCAAATGAATCAGTAACTAATACATCTGCACGTGTGAACTTTCACAAGATCATTTCCCCGTTCCCGTCACACCGCtaaattatgaaagaaataattatcaACACTTTCTAATTACCTAACAAAGTAATTTGGGATTCACCGTGGGGCTGGCGGGATGGGGAACCAACATCCACTTACAGCCAGGGTGGTGTGCGCCACACTGCGAGGGGCTGGCTGTATTGGTAGTAGTGGCAATGGGGTGGGGGCTCTTGTGCACTTTTTTGTACCTAGCACCCCAGAAGACAGAGGGAGCAGCGGCAGATCTTGCCTCCACTAGCCCTGCCCCCTAGGCCCGGTGGCGCGCGCTTTGGCCACTGGAGGTGAGGAAGATCCTGGGTGGCAACAAGAGACTTCTACACATAGATAAGGGAGCCTACCACAGGCCTGGGTTTGCTGCGGGTTTCGGTGTCCCCCAGGGACTCCTAAACTCTGGAAGTCTCGCTAGACCTCAGGAGGCCGGAAAATAACCACCTGGTGTCCGCGTCTCCAGCAGATCTGAGCCCCTAGGCCCCCTGGGCTCCACGCTGAGCCGCGCTCTCGGGGCGAGTGAGCCCGGGGCTCTCCGCGCATGGGGAGtggagaagggagggggagggggaggaaggctgggagggaaagaggatgtgtgtgttgggggagggggcggTGCAGCCGCCTTTCCTGGGAGGAGAAGCGCGGGTGCCTGGCTCTCCTCGCGCACTGCTTTAATCAGACTCGTGCAGCCTCGAGCTGGAGTGGCCAGCTGGGCCTGGAGCAATGCGAGCGGGCCCCAGGGAGCGACAGCGGCGTTGGCGCAGCGGCCGAGTGAGTGAGTTCGCAGGGAGGGCCCCTAAGCCCCGACTCCAGGGATGTGGCAGAGCGTACAGGGGAGGCGCGGCCGGATGGGAGCTGCGCTAGGCACAAGGCTCTTGGGAGAACCTCTGTCTGTTGGCCGCCTCGGGCGCCCCCAGTGCGCGACTCCGCGCTCCAGAGGCAGAGGTCAGGCTCCTCCTGAGCCGCCCTAGCTCTGCGCCGCACTGAGTGGCAGCGACGAGAAGCCGTCCCGGGTGTCCGGCGTTAGGTACCGCTGAAGGGTGGGGACAGTGGTAGGGGGGCGGCGGCGCGGAGCCGCTGGTTGGTTCCCGGGGAGGAAAGCGCGCGAGGGAGGCGGGAGGCCGATGAGCCGCGGGCCGCAACGGCCCCGGCGCAGACGCCGCAGCCCATTGTGCTTCCTGCCGGGCGCGCTCTGTTGCAGAGGAGCCCCGGCCGGGAAGTGTGGATGCGTCTCTCCCGAGGCCGGGCCGCCTCGCCCGCTCTAGTCCAGCGGAGCCGGAGCGCCTCGGACCAATCCCCAGTGATTATGCAAGACAGCGGACCAATCAGCTCCGCCagctcatgaatatttatgaccTTGGCTGAGTCAAAGCTTTGAACCGAGTTTGGGGAGCTCAGCAGCATCATGCTTAGACTTTTCAAAGAGACAAACTCCATTTTCTtatgaatggaaagtgaaaaccCCTGTTCCGCTTAAATTGGGTTCCTTCCTGTCCTGAGAAACGTAGAGACCCCcaaaagggaagcagaggagaGAAAGTCCCACACCCAGACCCCGCGAGAAGAGATGACCATGACCACCATGCCAGAAAGTCTCAACAGCCCCGTGTCGGGCAAGGCGGTGTTTATGGAGTTTGGGCCGCCCAACCAGCAAATGTCTCCTTCTCCCATGTCCCACGGGCACTACTCCATGCACTGTTTACACTCGGCGGGCCATTCGCAGCCCGACGGCGCCTACAGCTCAGCCTCGTCCTTCTCCCGACCGCTGGGCTACCCCTACGTCAACTCGGTCAGCAGCCACGCATCCAGCCCCTACATCAGTTCGGTGCAGTCCTACCCGGGCAGCGCCAGCCTCGCCCAGAGCCGCCTGGAGGACCCAGGTACGTGCGCTtgccagggagagggagaggaggaggtacaagggagagagggaaagaaggagcgggggagaagaggagagggagagagagagaaagagaagagaggagagagaggtggggtgggggtggggagggcgcGGGAGCAGTGGAGGTTTCGAATATCAATCTATAGATCCTTGTCAcagcaaataaatttttttaaaaattccctcaATTTGCAACTATCCAGCAAAGGATAAATCCCAGAGCGTCTCCTGGCACTGGCTGGGCCTCTGGGCGGCTCGGTGTGCAGAGCACACAATGCCCCGCTGGAAAACAGAAACCCACATGTGCACGTATTAGTCTCGGTAATTATTTATTGCGTAGCGCTATAAACAATGTATGCAATTAAGGGTAATTAAACCTCAACTACCGCCTGCAAAAATAGCAAACTTTCCCTGCAAAGGCAGGAGCTGCGCTCCTGGGAACGGCTCTATCCCTCCTGCAGCGGCCCGGGACAGGCCCTCGGATTTTGGGGGACCCTTCCCTGGCTTTCAGAGTTTCTTGAACGTTCTCTCCCTGGTCCTGCCTCCGCCACCCTTCGGTAGCCACTCGCTCTCGGCTGTTCGCACTAAAGGCGGCCCCTCGTATTAACAACGGGCCCTACTTCTGCTGTCCCTCCAGGGGCGGACTCGGAGAAGAGCACGGTGGTGGAAGGCGGTGAAGTGCGCTTCAATGGCAAGGGAAAAAAGATCCGTAAACCCAGGACGATTTATTCCAGTTTGCAGTTGCAGGCTTTGAACCGGAGGTTCCAGCAAACTCAGTACCTAGCTCTGCCGGAGAGGGCGGAGCTCGCGGCCTCTTTGGGACTCACACAGACTCAGGTACCTCGCCGCTGCCGCTCCGTTCCGCCACGCAGGCTTTCCGCGGCCGGCCTGCCCCCGGGTCTTCATTTGTTGCTCGCTGGGACTCAGGGTCGGGGTGtcactgtgtgtatgtgtttgtgtccaCCCCTGGCTCTCAGCGTGTCTCCTTCCTCCCTCATTCCCTCTGCCCTAGCTCTGTCGCTGCTCGCGGTATCCCGAGCTGCCTGCCGCCTGGCCCTCTGTCCCCGGACAATCTGATTAGGGCGCAGGAAGGATTTCCCCAGACGTTTTGTTTGGGAACTCTGAGGTCACACGTGCCTAAACAACTGGAACAATAGACTCCGGGCTTAATCCCTCCTTTGCCTTTAAATTGTGTGACTAATCACTCGGGGCCTGGGtccgcgcctcggcctccctcctcctccttctcctcaccGGTTGGGGATGGGGGGAGATCCTTTCCTCCGCCCTCTCACCTCTCAAGTCCCAGACCTTAGAGGAGAAACGGGACCTTCCTTCCCGGCTTTCTGTAAGACTCCGGGGAGCCCGTGAGCGTTCCTGACCGCGGCGGGCGCGGGTTTCCGACGTCCGGTCCGGGATTTGGAGCAGAGCTGGAGAAAGCAAACAGACCCTAGGGCAAGAATGGTTttgaatccaaagaaaagttcagcaAAACCTTGAGGCCTCCTTAGTCCGTCCCAACTCAAGGGCAGAAAAGATGGCGTATAGAAAAGTTGGGTCGCGTTGCAAATAAATTTCCTCCACTCCTTCCTAGGTTTTCGATtctttttattgatgttgatATTGGAATTGCTGGCTCGGTGTTATGCAGGCGCTGTATCTTCCGCAGGCGGTAGCCACGGTCGGACTGAGCCCCTGGCAGGCTAAGGCCTGGATCCCGGTTCTCCCCTCATCACAACTCCTCCCTGGCTCTCTGAGAGCTGCCCCCGTGGGCTGACGGCGGCGGGGGGTTCGGCCTTCGAGCCTTTGGCTCttatgggggaagggaggaaggagggatgtCTCTGCTTCTCTGGCAGGGAGCTGCCAGCTGGCGCAGGGTTGGGAGGTCCTATCTCTGCTGTTCTGCGGTCCCTTTTTTCCTCCCTGTGACCTAGGTAGGCTCAGTGGTCCCAGCCTGAGTCACGCTGTTGTCCGCTCTTGCAGGTCAAGATCTGGTTCCAAAACAAGCGATCCAAGTTCAAGAAGCTgatgaagcagggtggggcggcTCTGGAGGGTAGTGCGTTGGCCAACGGCCGGGCCCTGTCTGCTGGCTCCCCACCCGTGCCGCCCGGCTGGAACCCTAACTCTTCATCCGGGAAGGGCTCAGGCGGAAATGCGGGCTCCTATATCCCCAGCTACACATCGTGGTACCCTTCAGCGCACCAAGAAGCTATGCAGCAACCCCAACTTATGTGAGGTTGCCCGCCCGCCTCCTTCTTGTCTCCCCGGCCCAGGTCCCTCCCGCCTCCAGGTCCATCCACCCCGTCCGGAAAAGAAGGACCCAGAGGGAAGAAGGAACAGTGGAGGCGGGGCGCCCTCCATCTCC
Above is a genomic segment from Pongo pygmaeus isolate AG05252 chromosome 11, NHGRI_mPonPyg2-v2.0_pri, whole genome shotgun sequence containing:
- the DLX1 gene encoding homeobox protein DLX-1 isoform X1, with the protein product MTMTTMPESLNSPVSGKAVFMEFGPPNQQMSPSPMSHGHYSMHCLHSAGHSQPDGAYSSASSFSRPLGYPYVNSVSSHASSPYISSVQSYPGSASLAQSRLEDPGADSEKSTVVEGGEVRFNGKGKKIRKPRTIYSSLQLQALNRRFQQTQYLALPERAELAASLGLTQTQVKIWFQNKRSKFKKLMKQGGAALEGSALANGRALSAGSPPVPPGWNPNSSSGKGSGGNAGSYIPSYTSWYPSAHQEAMQQPQLM
- the DLX1 gene encoding homeobox protein DLX-1 isoform X2, yielding MTMTTMPESLNSPVSGKAVFMEFGPPNQQMSPSPMSHGHYSMHCLHSAGHSQPDGAYSSASSFSRPLGYPYVNSVSSHASSPYISSVQSYPGSASLAQSRLEDPGQDLVPKQAIQVQEADEAGWGGSGG